In Calothrix sp. PCC 7507, one DNA window encodes the following:
- a CDS encoding SGNH/GDSL hydrolase family protein, with protein MRDPYLLAAGLLTGLAIPASALPQMSIILSENSRIQWDLKQGSQPTASENLPSVDVSLPEFSQQAVKPLADSHPILGQSIIPSVDVSLPEFSQRELLAPTESSFNPSFQGSNPILTSGSQLYYQRLAALKTGQTSKRVDEDSLQSLWESGKKHQLTYEDWKALLALEAKAIALEHGANRLNILVGDSLSLWFPQGKLPSGKLWLNQGISGDTSGGVLKRLAAFSATHPDVIYVMAGINDLRKGVSDQVILLNHRRIIRSLRQTHPKAKIIIQSILPTRLEKIPNKRIRHLNAQLALIAKQEKANYLDIYSWFTDFEGNLRFDLTTDGLHLSPDGYDVWRAVIQQIELKLSKRDN; from the coding sequence ATGAGGGACCCTTATCTGTTGGCAGCAGGCTTGTTAACAGGATTGGCCATACCAGCATCGGCTCTTCCACAGATGTCGATTATTCTGTCAGAGAATTCTCGAATCCAGTGGGATTTAAAACAAGGTTCGCAGCCAACAGCAAGTGAAAATCTCCCCAGCGTTGATGTCTCCTTACCAGAATTCAGTCAGCAGGCTGTAAAGCCTCTAGCAGATTCGCACCCAATATTAGGGCAGAGTATTATTCCTAGTGTTGACGTTTCCTTACCAGAATTCAGTCAGCGCGAATTACTAGCACCAACCGAATCATCATTTAACCCCAGTTTCCAAGGCTCGAATCCTATACTGACATCCGGAAGTCAACTTTACTACCAAAGATTAGCAGCCCTGAAAACAGGCCAGACTTCTAAACGCGTAGATGAAGATAGCTTGCAATCGTTGTGGGAATCGGGTAAGAAACATCAACTAACTTATGAGGACTGGAAAGCTTTATTAGCTTTAGAAGCCAAAGCGATCGCTCTTGAGCATGGTGCAAATAGGCTGAATATTTTAGTGGGGGATTCTTTAAGCTTGTGGTTTCCTCAAGGAAAATTACCATCTGGTAAATTGTGGTTAAACCAGGGAATATCTGGAGATACTTCTGGCGGCGTTTTAAAAAGATTGGCAGCATTTTCAGCTACCCACCCTGATGTCATATATGTCATGGCGGGGATTAACGACTTACGTAAAGGTGTTAGTGATCAAGTGATTTTGTTGAATCATCGCCGGATTATCCGCAGTTTACGGCAAACTCACCCCAAGGCAAAGATTATTATCCAATCAATTCTGCCTACTCGCCTAGAGAAAATTCCCAACAAAAGGATTCGCCATCTCAATGCACAACTAGCCCTGATAGCCAAACAAGAAAAAGCTAATTATCTAGATATCTACAGTTGGTTTACAGATTTTGAAGGCAATTTACGTTTTGACTTAACCACAGACGGGTTACATTTATCACCAGACGGGTATGATGTTTGGCGAGCGGTAATACAGCAAATAGAATTAAAGCTCTCTAAACGTGATAATTAA
- a CDS encoding DUF4864 domain-containing protein, producing MDLTDSDTIAIRYVIEHQLAAFLKDDQLSAFACASPGIQVQFRNPANFIQMVKISYPAVYRPRSVLFEEMTMIQGNITQPVLLLGPDGVPVRALYLMEKQPDTTWRINGCFLVPIEAEIS from the coding sequence ATGGATCTCACTGATAGCGATACCATCGCCATCCGTTATGTAATTGAACACCAACTGGCAGCTTTTCTCAAGGACGATCAGCTAAGTGCTTTTGCCTGTGCTAGTCCGGGGATTCAAGTACAGTTCCGCAACCCAGCAAATTTTATACAGATGGTGAAGATCAGCTACCCGGCTGTATACCGTCCTCGTTCTGTTCTATTTGAAGAGATGACAATGATTCAAGGCAATATCACCCAACCAGTGTTATTACTTGGGCCTGATGGAGTTCCTGTAAGAGCATTATACTTAATGGAAAAACAGCCTGATACCACCTGGCGGATTAATGGTTGTTTTTTAGTTCCTATAGAAGCAGAAATTAGCTAA
- the larE gene encoding ATP-dependent sacrificial sulfur transferase LarE, with the protein MTTLTKKLEQLKVIFAQMEQALIAYSGGVDSTLVAKIAYDVLGDRALAVTAVSPSLLPEELEDAKIQAATMGILHKIVQTHEMDNPNYTSNPVNRCYFCKSELHDTLKPLALEFGYPYVVDGVNADDLHDYRPGIQAAKERGARSPLAEVGVTKMEVRQLSQQLGLPWWDKPAQPCLSSRFPYGEEITIAKLQRVGRAEIYLRKLGLQNLRVRSEGDTARIELSPEQIKEFVLTMDLQKVVAAFQEFGFIYVTLDLEGYRSGKLNQVLNREPLKTKA; encoded by the coding sequence CAAATGGAGCAAGCGCTAATAGCTTACTCTGGGGGTGTTGATAGTACTTTGGTGGCGAAGATTGCTTATGATGTTTTGGGCGATCGCGCTTTGGCTGTGACTGCTGTTTCGCCTTCGCTGTTACCAGAAGAACTGGAAGACGCCAAAATTCAAGCAGCAACTATGGGGATTCTCCATAAAATCGTTCAGACGCATGAGATGGACAATCCTAATTACACCTCCAACCCTGTCAACCGCTGTTATTTCTGCAAAAGTGAATTACATGACACCCTCAAACCCTTGGCTTTGGAGTTTGGTTATCCCTATGTAGTGGATGGGGTGAATGCTGATGATTTACACGATTATCGGCCAGGAATTCAGGCGGCTAAAGAAAGAGGTGCGCGATCGCCTCTGGCAGAAGTCGGTGTTACTAAAATGGAAGTCCGCCAACTTTCACAACAACTCGGTTTACCTTGGTGGGATAAACCTGCCCAACCTTGTTTGAGTTCTCGCTTTCCCTACGGTGAAGAGATTACGATCGCTAAATTACAGCGAGTTGGTAGAGCGGAAATTTATCTGCGAAAGCTGGGGTTACAAAATTTACGCGTGCGTTCTGAAGGGGATACAGCACGTATTGAGTTGTCACCAGAACAAATCAAAGAGTTTGTGCTGACGATGGATTTACAAAAAGTAGTGGCTGCTTTTCAAGAATTTGGATTTATCTACGTCACTCTAGATTTAGAGGGTTATCGCAGCGGTAAGTTAAATCAAGTTTTAAACCGGGAACCTTTAAAAACTAAAGCATAA